Proteins from a genomic interval of Candidatus Bealeia paramacronuclearis:
- a CDS encoding penicillin-binding protein 2 translates to MTQKKTYFTDLQDQKWSRQETVHHHMDMTKTRLVMLGVVFILAFVVISFRLFDLCILRHSGASSLASESNSRSKVLVRGDIVDRNGEVLVTSLRTYSLYANAKVVLDPQEAAAKLLTVLPELNYKDVLTRLQSDKGFVWIARHLTPTKQAEVLRLGIPGIYFQKDERRVYPHGALAAHVMGFTDIDNRGISGIEKQYNELLISGEEKLQLSLDLRVQHILRDELMAGIAKFKAVGASGIVMNVKTGEILAMVSLPDFDPNQVKKIGANEDVLFNRNTLGIYEMGSSFKIINTAMLLESGLGNLYSQYDVTGPYRLGRFKITDTHPHVGAYKVADIFIHSSNIGSIKMALQVGQERQKNFFKSLGFFQPSPLELPEVGSPMYPKNWSEATLITASYGYGVAVSPLQLITAVAGIINNGMMKKPTLLKVNDATTHESVRVVSSETSDAMKKLLYMQVSIGTGGKAKVAGFEVGGKTGTANTLEGRSYKQKSNRATFLSAFPMSDPQYALIIILEKPQAVEGTYGFNMAGWNAAPVTANVIRRMAAVLKVMPTSRIEFEKLPNASMLIDASYMPQGQ, encoded by the coding sequence ATGACCCAAAAGAAGACTTACTTTACCGATCTTCAAGATCAAAAATGGAGTCGCCAGGAGACGGTCCATCATCATATGGACATGACAAAAACGCGCCTTGTGATGTTGGGGGTTGTTTTTATTTTGGCCTTTGTTGTCATTAGCTTTCGACTCTTTGATCTTTGTATATTGCGTCACTCTGGCGCTTCGTCTTTGGCCTCTGAATCCAATTCTCGCAGCAAAGTTTTGGTGCGTGGTGATATTGTGGACCGCAATGGTGAGGTTTTGGTCACAAGTCTTCGGACCTACTCTCTTTACGCCAATGCTAAAGTTGTTTTAGACCCTCAAGAGGCGGCCGCTAAACTCTTAACTGTTTTGCCAGAGCTCAATTACAAAGATGTACTCACCCGTCTTCAATCGGACAAAGGATTCGTGTGGATCGCGCGCCATTTGACGCCTACAAAACAAGCGGAAGTTTTAAGGCTTGGAATCCCTGGAATTTACTTTCAAAAAGATGAGCGTCGTGTTTATCCTCACGGTGCCTTGGCCGCCCATGTGATGGGATTTACCGATATTGACAACCGTGGAATTTCGGGCATTGAAAAGCAATATAATGAGCTTTTGATTTCCGGTGAAGAAAAACTTCAGTTGAGTTTGGATCTGCGCGTTCAGCATATTTTGCGGGATGAATTAATGGCGGGCATTGCCAAGTTTAAAGCTGTTGGAGCCAGTGGAATTGTCATGAACGTTAAAACTGGGGAGATCTTGGCGATGGTTTCTTTGCCAGATTTTGATCCTAACCAAGTCAAGAAAATTGGCGCAAATGAAGATGTCCTTTTTAATCGCAATACGCTCGGCATTTATGAAATGGGCTCGAGTTTTAAGATTATCAATACGGCAATGTTATTGGAAAGTGGACTTGGTAATCTTTATTCTCAATATGATGTGACGGGGCCTTATCGATTGGGTCGTTTTAAAATTACAGACACTCACCCCCATGTGGGAGCTTACAAAGTGGCCGATATTTTTATTCATTCCTCCAATATTGGATCTATTAAGATGGCGCTGCAAGTAGGGCAGGAACGACAAAAAAACTTTTTTAAGAGTTTGGGTTTTTTCCAACCCTCTCCATTGGAGCTTCCAGAAGTCGGATCTCCCATGTATCCTAAAAATTGGTCTGAGGCGACTTTAATTACGGCGTCTTATGGTTATGGCGTTGCGGTCAGTCCTTTACAGTTGATTACAGCTGTTGCGGGTATTATCAATAATGGAATGATGAAAAAGCCCACTCTTTTAAAAGTTAATGATGCGACAACTCATGAAAGTGTGCGTGTGGTTTCTTCGGAAACCTCGGATGCCATGAAAAAATTATTATATATGCAAGTCTCCATTGGAACGGGAGGAAAAGCCAAAGTGGCAGGTTTTGAGGTGGGCGGAAAGACGGGGACGGCGAACACACTTGAGGGTCGATCTTACAAACAAAAGAGCAATCGGGCTACTTTCTTGTCGGCGTTTCCCATGAGTGACCCTCAATATGCCCTCATTATTATTTTGGAAAAACCACAGGCAGTTGAGGGTACCTATGGATTTAATATGGCCGGATGGAACGCGGCCCCTGTAACTGCGAATGTGATTAGAAGGATGGCTGCGGTTTTGAAGGTGATGCCAACTTCAAGAATTGAATTTGAAAAGTTACCCAATGCATCGATGTTAATTGATGCCAGCTATATGCCTCAAGGACAATGA